TCAACCCCATCGGGGTAAGGAGCTGCTACGATGAGGGAAAAAGAGTCGCGGAGAGTATCTTATTTGCTTACCACAGGAGGGAAGGTGTCGAGATCAAGATCGCGAGGATTTTTAACACCTACGGCCCGCGGATGGCAGAGGACGATGGCCGAGTGGTCTCGAATTTCATCGTGCAGGCGCTGAAGGGTGATGACCTGACAATATATGGAGACGGATCGCAGACGAGGTCATTTTGCTATATTTCTGACCTCATCGACGGATTGATCCGACTCATGAACAAAAAGGATTTCACAGGCCCAGTCAATTTGGGGAACCCGGAAGAAATAGCAGTTATCGAGCTCGCTAAGAAGATCATTGGACTGACTGGTACATCGTCAAGAATCACTTTCAAGCCATTGCCGCGGGACGACCCTTCACGGAGGCGGCCAGATATCACGCTTGCGATGAGAGAACTCGGGTGGAGACCCACAGTCGATTTAGAGACGGGCCTAAAAAAGACGATCGCCTATTTCAGGGAGCATTTGCAAAGGGATTGATGCGCCCTCGCTGCATAGCAATGGATTATAAGCGTTCTTGCCAATTTAGAGAGCAACTTAAATAAAAGATGGTCAGATGAATGTTGTCAAGAGGATCGCAAGGAATACGCTTTCCTTGGCTGCTGCTTACATATTTAGTCAGATCATCACCTTAGTCCTTTCGATTTTCCTCGCGCGGTTCCTTGGCGAGGAGATGTATGGGACGTACGTCTTCGCGTTCGCTATTGCTGGCCTGATCTTTGTGATCGCAGATTTTGGACTCAACGGTCTTTTGGTTGTGGAGGTCTCGAAGAATCGGTCAATCGCTTCGCGATACATGCCAACGACGCTGCTGCTCAGGTCCATACTCGGCGTCATCTGCATCTTGATTTCATTTTCAGCAGTTCTGATCGCATCCTATCCGAAAGACACCGCCTTTGTCATCATGATCGTCGCTATGACGAGCTTCTTCGGAAACTTGACGGCCGTCTTCTTTGGCATGTTCAATGCCTTCGAGCGTATGCATCTGAATCTCCTCGTTCAAATCATCGAGCGGTCTTTTACCGTGACGATCGTTATTGCAATGCTCTTTTCTGGATTCGGCTTGACAGAAATTGTCCTTGTCATTTTCGCAGGAAGCATCCTCAGCTTCTCAATCGCATATCTGATATTTTCCAGGTCAATTACAAGGCCTGTCTGGAAGGTCTCCCTCGGCGACGCAAAGGCACAGTTTAGACGTGCAACGCACTTTGCGACTTCGAGCGTTCTCATCACACTCCTCTACACCGTCAACACTGTCTTAGTGCAGATCTGGGGCGGCAATGTCGCGGCAGCCTATTACGGCGTCGCATATAACCTCGCGATCCCACTCAGCCTTCTCCACACCTTCTTTCTCGGGGCAATCATGCCATTGACCTCGCAGACTTTCGAACAATCGATTACGAAGCTGAAGATGATCCAGCAGAAAGCGATGAAATTCCTGTTTTTCTTCGGCCTCCCGATCACGGTCGGTGGTATTATCGTGGGCGGGGAAGTCGTCACATTCCTGTATGGGGAGAATTTCGCACCAGCTGTCCTGCCATTTCAAATCCTCATCGCCGTCGTCGCCGTTAAGTACTTTTGCGGGAACATTGCAAATGTGCTCGCCTCCGCGAATCTAATGCGCCTCAACGCTTATTCCGCTGCAGCTGGCACGGCGGTCAATATCGGACTTTGCGTAGCACTCATACCCCTTTACGGACCAGCGGGTGGTGCGACTGCGTTCCTATTGGCGAACATTGTGATGGGGTTCATGAGCCTACGCTTCATGACAACACGCCTCTTTTCCGTTGATTATGTTGATATCGGATTGAAGACGACCGTCGCTTCAATCGCACTCGCGGTTTTCCTGTTGATTGTAAAAAGCTATCTCGATATCATCTTCACGATCCTTGCCGGCGCGATCTTTTACTTCGCAGTCGGACTCATGATTGGAACTTTTAACAAGGGGGACAAAGACATCCTCTTCAGACTTGTGAAAGAATGACCTCACATCGGAATTCGAAATGATTAAGTGATTTGACTCTAATCAAATCCTTCAGGGGATAACATGGTTCTTGAGTTGAGCGTGGCAGAAAGAAAGGATGTGATCACAAGGGATGGGAAGAAGATCGGAACGCTGGTAGGCGCCAATGTTGACACGAAGACATGGACGGTCTTGACTTTAATCGTAGAGGTCTTCAAGGAGGTCATCGAGGACCTCAAGATCAAGAAATCCGTTTTGAAGGCACCTAGGATCACCTTGAAGACCGATATTGTTGGTGTTGTCGGGGACGTCGTCCAATTGAATGTCGACATCAAAGAGCTCAGGGAACACATCTGAAGCACGGGAATCCAATTTTGTGGATCTCCGTTTAATCCAGTAGAATCAAAGTTCAAATAAAGAGGCCGAGTGCGTACATAATCGCGATACCAATAAGCACAAGGATAAATCCTGAATATCGCTTTTTCTCCTCATGAAAGGCTTCTGGAAGTAAATCGCATATGCCTACGTAGAGGAATGTTCCAGCTGCGAGCGCGAGGGGGATGCCGAGCTCGATTTTTGCTATGATCTCGAAGGCAAGGACTGCAATCCACGCACCAGCTGGTTTCGTCAATGAGAGGGGGGTAAGATAGGCAAAGATTTTCTTATTTTCAAATCGAGCGAGCTTGAAGACTGTTGATAGAGAGAAGAGTTCGATGCTCTCGTGGGCCATAATCGCAGCAAAGACGATTACACCTAGAGTTGGTTCGACAAGCACCGCGATCCCTAGTCCGATACCAGCAACAAGAGAATGAATCAGAAGGCCGAAGAAGGCGGTGAAACCAGTGAGCATATGATCATGTTCACATCCTTCGACGCATTCCCTTGCATGGCTGTGCATGATTACTCGCTCAGCGAACAAAATGAAAATGAACCCGATTAGAACGAAGAGAAGTGCACTGTTTGCGCCTGCCATTTCCATCGCGTCTGGAATCATGTGCAGGAACGCTGCCCCGACGAACACACCTGCGCTGAACGCAGTGAACAGATGGAGTTGCAGTGATGTCCAATTCCTGATGAGCGGGAGAATCCCTCCGAGGAGTGCTGCAACTGTGATCGCGATTGAGTAGATGAGAAGGATCAGAAGAGAATCCATAACGATCGCCTTTTAGGATGACGGTGTAACGCAGTGACATTGAGATAAACGTTTTCTGTATGAGACCGAATTGGTACTACGAAATGATTATCAACCATGATGTCGCATTTAAAAAAGTGATTAATATGGTCGAAAACATCGAGGATGCATTTGTTACTAATCTCGAGACAATGATAGAATTTGCGAAGGAAGGAATCGTGAGCAAAACGTTTCTCGATACACCAGATTTGAAAATGGTTCTCTTCTGCATGGCAAAGGGGCAGAGCCTCTCAGAGCACACGGCGAGCATGCCGGCATCGATTCATGTGATGAGGGGGAAGGCAATGATAATCCTAGGAGAAAATAAGTACGAAGCATTGCCAGGCACTTGGATATACATGCCAGCTGAGTTGAAGCACGCAATCAATGCACTCGAGGATTTCGTTTTCTTGCTGACGCTGCATAAGTCTATAAAGAAGTCCACAAATAAATGAAAAGAAAGCGAGATTAATACAAATTGACCTGGTTGATCTAGAATAAATCATTATTATCTGAATCGTTGAAAAGTAGTATAAAAATGTAAAATAAAAAAATATGTCAGTCGATCATGCATTCTGGAGTTTACCTAAGCCGATATCATTGATCTGGTAGTCCCGCGAATCGACGAGATAAGACTGCCAGCCCGTTGTCTGCCCAAGATAATTCATGTAGAGGATGATACGACCGTCTGTAGTACCGAGCAATACGTCCGTTCTCCCATTGCCGTCGACATCTCCAGCCGCCATCACAGTGATTGTAGAGATGGTGAAAG
The sequence above is drawn from the Methanomassiliicoccales archaeon genome and encodes:
- a CDS encoding flippase translates to MNVVKRIARNTLSLAAAYIFSQIITLVLSIFLARFLGEEMYGTYVFAFAIAGLIFVIADFGLNGLLVVEVSKNRSIASRYMPTTLLLRSILGVICILISFSAVLIASYPKDTAFVIMIVAMTSFFGNLTAVFFGMFNAFERMHLNLLVQIIERSFTVTIVIAMLFSGFGLTEIVLVIFAGSILSFSIAYLIFSRSITRPVWKVSLGDAKAQFRRATHFATSSVLITLLYTVNTVLVQIWGGNVAAAYYGVAYNLAIPLSLLHTFFLGAIMPLTSQTFEQSITKLKMIQQKAMKFLFFFGLPITVGGIIVGGEVVTFLYGENFAPAVLPFQILIAVVAVKYFCGNIANVLASANLMRLNAYSAAAGTAVNIGLCVALIPLYGPAGGATAFLLANIVMGFMSLRFMTTRLFSVDYVDIGLKTTVASIALAVFLLIVKSYLDIIFTILAGAIFYFAVGLMIGTFNKGDKDILFRLVKE
- a CDS encoding cupin domain-containing protein, giving the protein MVENIEDAFVTNLETMIEFAKEGIVSKTFLDTPDLKMVLFCMAKGQSLSEHTASMPASIHVMRGKAMIILGENKYEALPGTWIYMPAELKHAINALEDFVFLLTLHKSIKKSTNK
- a CDS encoding ZIP family metal transporter yields the protein MDSLLILLIYSIAITVAALLGGILPLIRNWTSLQLHLFTAFSAGVFVGAAFLHMIPDAMEMAGANSALLFVLIGFIFILFAERVIMHSHARECVEGCEHDHMLTGFTAFFGLLIHSLVAGIGLGIAVLVEPTLGVIVFAAIMAHESIELFSLSTVFKLARFENKKIFAYLTPLSLTKPAGAWIAVLAFEIIAKIELGIPLALAAGTFLYVGICDLLPEAFHEEKKRYSGFILVLIGIAIMYALGLFI
- a CDS encoding GDP-mannose 4,6-dehydratase, encoding NPIGVRSCYDEGKRVAESILFAYHRREGVEIKIARIFNTYGPRMAEDDGRVVSNFIVQALKGDDLTIYGDGSQTRSFCYISDLIDGLIRLMNKKDFTGPVNLGNPEEIAVIELAKKIIGLTGTSSRITFKPLPRDDPSRRRPDITLAMRELGWRPTVDLETGLKKTIAYFREHLQRD